Below is a window of Hydrogenovibrio crunogenus DNA.
TTTTCAGCCCAAGCAATTTAAAAGTGGGAGACGCGTTTCTCGCCATGTATCATGATCAAGGGTTACCTGTTTTAAAATACGTCGGGTTCGGCAATGCCGTCAATATCACGTTAGGGTTACCTTTTATTCGCACCTCAGTTGATCATGGAACTGCACTGAACTTAGCCGGCACAGGCCAAGCAGACATTAACAGCTTCCGCTATGCAATGGATGTGGCACTGGAAATGACAGGCAAGGACACTTAAACCAGATGGCAAAACACCAACACAAAAAACGCTTCGGGCAAAACTTTCTGAATAATGACCGAATCATTCAGCAGATTGTCGCCGCCATTGCACCCAAGCCAGATCAACACCTCGTTGAAATCGGTCCGGGAGAAGCGGCTCTAACAGGCCCTCTTTTGGACATCGTGAAAAAGCTCGACATCATTGAAATCGATAATGACCTGATAGGCCCTCTCACCCAACGTTTCAGTCACAATCCAGCCTTTCATCTTCACCATACTGATGCTTTATTATTTGATTATAGTCAACTCATAGAGACGGACACAGAAACACCGTCTTTGCGTATTGTCGGGAATCTTCCCTACAATATTTCCAGCCCTTTGTTATTTCATTTATTGGAATACGCACGCTATATTCAAGACATGCACTTCATGTTGCAAAAAGAGGTTGTAGAACGTATTACAGCCCAGCCAGGTGTAAAAGCGTATGGTCGACTTAGCGTCATGATTCAATACACCTGTGAGACCGAATACCTACTGACTGTCGGTCCTGAAAACTTTACGCCCCCACCCAAGGTAGACTCTGCTATCGTCCGTTTACGTCCTTTTGAAAAAAGACCCTTCCAGGCAATCGACGACAAAGATTTTGCTAAACTGGTCAAGCAAGCTTTTTCACAAAAACGCAAAACTTTACGAAACAACCTGAAAGGCTTTTTAAATGACGAACAAATTGAGGCGTGTGGATTAGACCCTTCCGTTCGTGCAGAAAAAGTCCCTG
It encodes the following:
- the rsmA gene encoding 16S rRNA (adenine(1518)-N(6)/adenine(1519)-N(6))-dimethyltransferase RsmA, whose translation is MAKHQHKKRFGQNFLNNDRIIQQIVAAIAPKPDQHLVEIGPGEAALTGPLLDIVKKLDIIEIDNDLIGPLTQRFSHNPAFHLHHTDALLFDYSQLIETDTETPSLRIVGNLPYNISSPLLFHLLEYARYIQDMHFMLQKEVVERITAQPGVKAYGRLSVMIQYTCETEYLLTVGPENFTPPPKVDSAIVRLRPFEKRPFQAIDDKDFAKLVKQAFSQKRKTLRNNLKGFLNDEQIEACGLDPSVRAEKVPVEAFVLLSNLYHKDKA